The DNA window AAAACCACCATCCCACCGTCGGTATGGATCGATCCGTAGATGGACTGTACTGAGCATCCGCGAGCGAAGCGAGCGGTTCACCGACGGAGCCGTCGAAGACGGCGGAGTCGGCTTTTTCCCTCCAGGTTTTTCGAGGAGCGGTTCCCGAAGCGAACGGAGTGAGCGCAGGGAACCCGACGAGAAAAAGGTGGAATCGAACGCCCTTTTCCCCTCGACGGCAACGACCCCGTATGGAAACGAGGGGCGTGTTCGCGCCGGCGACCCGCGAGGAGGCGAGGGAGCGCTACGAGGAGATCGGTCCGGCCGCGCAGGTGATCGTCCGGGAGACGGCGAAGGCGATGGAGTTCGACGCCGACGAGTACGCCGATCGCGTCACCTCGGCGGTCGTCGAGACCGCCCGCGACGCGACCTTCGCCGAACTGCTCGTCGTCCACCTCGCCGGCCGCGAGGAGTTCGACGCGTGGCTGGCGGACGCCGAGTTCGACCCCGACGACGTCGTCGAACTCGGCTCCGAACACGTCGACCGGGTCGCGTGGCACCCCGTCCCCTTCGCCGGCGTCGTGGTCGCGACTACCTTCCAGGACGGCCCCGACGCGGCCGCGAGCACTCTCCGCCGCAACGCGTTCGGCCGGGTGTATCGCGACGTCTTCGCCGACGACGCCGACGGAGAGGGCGCCGGGTCCGACGCTGGCGGGTCCGACGCCGACGGGGCGGATGTCGACGGATCCGACGCCGACGAATAGCTCCGCTTCGCGGTCGTTCGCGACGCGGATCCGACACGTACCTTAGGTGGCTGTGGGCCGTAGGCGGTCCATGCCCAACCGATCGACCCCGGTCGCCCTCCTCGCGGCGGTCGCGTCCCTGATCGCGATCGCCGCCCGGCCGGTCGCCGCCCACGTCGACTACGTCACCGAGAACTCCGGCGACCCGGTGGACGCGGTCGCGTTTCTGGTCGATGTGCTCTCGGAGCCGTTCAACGCCGCCGTGTTCGCCGGCTCCGGACTCGTCGTCGTCGCCGGGATCGCGGCGTACCTGTGGGTGCGGCCGACGATCCGCGACGTCGTCGTGCTCCGCGAGAAGCTCGCCGGCTACGGCGACCTGGTCCCGTGGATGCTGCGGCTCTCGATCGGGCTCCCGCTCGTCGGGGCGGGCTTCCAGGGGTACCTGTTCGCGCCGACGCTGACGTTCGAGCCCGCCTCGAGCCCCGTCCTCCGGGTACTCTTCATCGGGATCGGCTTCTGTGTCCTCTTCGGGCTCGCGACCCGGATCGTCTCCGCGGTCGGCCTCCTGACCTTCGCGTGGGTCCTCCTCGCCGTCGATCCGGGCGTCGTCATCGCGATGGAGTACGTCTCCGTCCTCCTCGCGCTGCTCGTCCTCGGCGGCGGCCGGCCGAGCGCGGACGACATGCTCTTAGAGGTCGCGAGCACGCCCGGCACCTACTACGGCCGGGTCGACCCGGTCCACCACCTGAAGGCGTTCCTCGACGAGTCGACGGCCCCGCTCCGCGAGTACGTCCCGACGCTGCTCCGGGTCGGCATGGGCGTCACGTTCGTCTACCTCGGGCTGATCCAGAAGCTGGCGGACCCCGCGAGCGGCCTGCTCGTCGTCGAGAAGTACGACCTGACCGCGGTCGTCCCCGTCGACCCCGGGCTCTGGGTCGTCGGCGCGGGCGTGACCGAGATCGCGGTCGGCCTGGCGCTTATCGCGGGCTTCTTCACCCGCGGCGCGGCCGCGGTCTCGTTCGTCCTCTTCACGACCACGCTGTTCGGACTCCCCGACGACCCCGTGTTGGCCCACGTCGCGCTGTTCGGGCTGGCGTCGGCCGTCTTCACGCTCGGGTCCGGGCCGCTCTCGTTCGACCGCTGGTTCGGCCGACCCGCCCTCGACGACGGCGAGCCGGCGATCCCCGCGGACTGAGCCGCTCGGAAGCGGTCGACCTCACGTCCCATCGCCGTCGACGTCCACTCCTCCGACGCCCGCGACCCCCGTCGGCCCACGCTTATGACCCGGCGGGCCGTGCCCCGCGTATGGACGTAGACATCGGCAACGCCCTGAAGGCCCAGCCGGGGCTCACGGAGGGGACGCTCGACCGGCTCGACGGCCGGGTCGCGGCCGCCCACGACCGGATCGCGCGCGGAATGGCCGCCGACGAGTTCGGCTACGCCTCCCTGAACCTGCCCGAAACCGCCGACCCGGTGGCGATCCGCGCCGCGGTCGAGCCGTTCGACGAGCCGGCGGCGGTCCTCACGGTCGGGATCGGCGGGAGCGCGCTCGGCGCGGCGACGCTCGCGGACGCGCTCGAGAGCGACGTGGACGCGTACTTCCTCGACAACGTCGACCCCGACGCGGTCGACGCGCTGCTCGCCGACCTTCCGCTCGCCGACACGGTCGTCAACGTGGTCTCGCGGTCGGGGACCACGGCGGAGACGCTCGCGAACTTCCTCGTCGTCCGCGAGGCGATGGACGCGGCGGGCGTCGACTGGACCGATCGCACCCTCGTCACGACCGGCGAGGCGGGGAACCTCCGGCGGCTCGCGGAGGCGCACGACCTGCCCGCGCTCGACGTGCCGGAGGGGGTGCCCGGCCGGTTCTCCGTCCTCTCGACGGTCGGGCTCGCGGTCGCGGCGATCCAGGGCCACGACGTCGAGGCGGTGCTCGCGGGCGGGCGAGACGGGATGGACGCGCTCGCGGGGTCGCTTTACGAGTCGCCGGCGTACGCCTACGGCGCGACGGCGTACGCGCTCGCGGAGCGGGGCGCGCTCACCAACGCCTTCATGCCGTACGCGGAGTCGCTGGAGACGTTCGCGGAGTGGTTCGCCCAGCTGTGGGCCGAGAGCCTCGGGAAGGACGGGCTCGGCCAGACGCCCGCCCGCGCGCTCGGCGCGACGGACCAGCACTCCCAGCTCCAGCTGTACCGCGCCGGGCCGGCGGACAAGCTCGTGACGCTCGTGCGCCCGACCGAGCGCGCCGACGCGCCGATCCCCGAGACGGATCTGGAGGGGCTCTCCTACCTCGGCGGCTCCTCGCTCGGCGACCTGCTGGACGCGGAGTTCGCGGCGACGGAGGCGAGCCTCGCGGCCGCCGACGTGCCCAACGTCCGGATCGAGATCGACCGCGTCGACGAGCGGAGCCTCGGTGAGCTGCTGTTCGGGATGGAAGCGGCCTGCGTGCTCTACGGCGAGCTCGCGAGCGTCTCGACGTTCACCCAGCCGGCCGTCGAGTGGGGCAAGAAGGCGGCCCGCGGCCTGCTCGGCGGCGGCGACTTCCCCGAGGCGGAGGCGGTCGCCGACAAACGCGAGTTCCGGATCGACTAACACTGCGGGTCGCGTACGTCCGGCGATGACGGAGGAACTACCTCCCGTGCTGGATCGGGCGGTCCGCGTCGCGAGCGCGGCCTTCGCGATCGTGTTCGCGCTCGTCGTCGCGAGCGCGGTCGCCACGCCGGTCGCGGACCTGGCGGTCCGGCTCGGCCTCGTCGCCGACGGCGGAAACGGGTGGCAGCTGCTCCGGACGCTGGGCCAGTTCGCGGGGTTCCTCGTCGCCGCCGCCGGGTACCTCGCGATCACCGACCAGCGGGACCTCCTCCGGATCGCGCGGCCGTCGCTCCGGGAGGTCGGGATCGTCGTCGGCGCGGGGATCGCCCTCCTGGCGCTCCAGTACGGATCCCTCTTCGTCCTCCGGGAGGTCGGACTCTCCACCGGACAGAACCGGGCGGTCGTCCCCGCCGGCGACCCGGTCGGGTACTACGCCGCGATGGTCGCCGTCTCGCTTCTCGTCGTCGGCCCGGTCGAGGAGGTGTTGTTCCGCGGCGTCGTCCAGGGCGGGCTCCGCCGGGCGTTCGACGCCGCCCCGGCGATCCTGCTCGCGAGCCTCCTGTTCGGGCTGATTCACTTCTCGGGTATAACGGGGACGCCCGCCGAGCGATGGGCGTACGTCGGGGTCGTCGTCGTGTTGGGCTGCGTGCTCGGGCTCCTCTACGAGCGGACCGAGAACGTTCTGGTCCCCGGGCTCGCTCACGGCGTGTACAACGCCGCGATCTACGCGGTGTTGCTCGCGAACGCGCTCTGAGGTCGAGGTCGAGGTCGGACCGACGGATCGGGTTCCTCCGTCCGTCGCTTCCGGCGGCGGGTCACGTCTCGCCGTTCGAACGCTCCGTCACGGCGATCTCGCCCGAGAGCGACTGCGCCGACGGGGGCGCGATCGTGATCCCCTCCTCGTCGAACCGCCGTTTCACCTCCCGACGGAAGTCCGACCGGAGCGTCGCGACGTCCCTGTCGCCGGGGTCGTCGATCCACAGCTCCGCCTGTACCGTGATCGCGTTCTCCCCGAGCTCGAGGACGCGCGCGTTCGGTGCCGGTTCCTCGAGGATCGGCTCCCGGTCGGTCGCGACCGCCCGAAGCTCCATCAGGGCCCGCTCGACGTCCTCGCCGTAGGCGACGTACACCGTCTCCGTGATCCGGTAGGTGTCCCGGCCGTAGGGCCGGGTGAGCGCGTTGCTCGTGAGTTCGGTGTTCGGCACGGCGATCGTCTCGTTGTTCGGCGTCCGGACCCGCGTCACCCGGAAGTCGACCGCCTCGACGGTGCCCTCCCCGCCCGGCCACGCGATCCAGTCGCCGACGTTGAAGTCGGGGTCGGCCACGAGGAAGATCCCGCTGATGAGCGACCCGAACACCTGCTGGCCGGCGATGCCGAAGACGAACGTGATGGCCGCGATGACGATCGCCGAGTCGGTGAGCACGCTCCCGTAGCCGGCGGCGATCACGCCCGTCAGCGTCGCGAACCCGATCAGCGCCACCCGGAGGTACGTCTTCACCGCGGACTCGATCGTGGGGTTGTTGCGGTTTCGCGCCCGCACGACTCGGATCACGGACGGGACGACGACGACCTGGCCGACGAGGTAGACGACCGCGAGCGCGAGGAGGAACCAGAACAGCTCCGAGAACACCCGATCGTACGCCGATACGAGCTCCGTCATCCACCTCGGCAGCGCCGTCCCGCCGGTCGCGCTCTGGCCGATCATACCGACGCGTCGCGTCGCACCGACAAAAAGCCCGGATCGGCGGGGGCCGACCCCGCTCGGTCAGTACCGGTCTTTCCCCCACCGATGGTCGTCGTAGGTCGCCTGCCGGTCGCTGTCGAACCGCTCCTCGAACTTCCGGCGCAGGGCGGCCTTCTCCGTGGCGTCGATCCGCGCGAGCGCGTCCGCCTTCCCGACCGCCGCGGGCGGTCCTCTGGTGGTCGCCACGTCCGCGAGCACCTGCCGGGTCAGCCGGTCGCGCGTCTCCTCCTCGCGGGTGAACGCGTAGGGTGCCTCCAGCTTGTAGGTCACGTCGGTCCGCGGGTCGTACAGCACCATGAACGTCGGCTCGTACAGTTCGGGGTCGAGGTCGCGGTCGATCCCGAGCGCGTCGGCGTCGGCCGCCATCGTCCCGTCCGCGCCCCCGCGGCTGTGGAACCAGGTCGTGAACGTGAGCTCGTCGTCGAGGCGGGCGTCGCTTCCCCATCCGTCGGTGCTCCCGCCGCCACCGTTGCTCCCGTTCCCGCCGTTTCTCCCGCTTCCGTCGCCTGCGTCCCTCCCCTCCTCCCGCCGCTCCAGGAGTCGGGTGAAGAGCGCGGTGTCGTCGGGCCAGGGCGGCTCGAACCCCTTGCGGGCGAGCGTCCGGACGATCGTCCGGCTCGAGGGGTTCTTCACGAAGCCGGCGAGGGGCACGTCGCGCTCGACGAACCGCTCGACGAGCCGGACGTACTTCTCGACGACCGCGCGGGGTTTCGCCTCCCGCGCGAGCTCGCCGAGCTCCGGGTCGCGGTCCTCCCAGGTGAAGAGCTCCTT is part of the Halorubrum aethiopicum genome and encodes:
- a CDS encoding DUF5809 family protein; translated protein: METRGVFAPATREEARERYEEIGPAAQVIVRETAKAMEFDADEYADRVTSAVVETARDATFAELLVVHLAGREEFDAWLADAEFDPDDVVELGSEHVDRVAWHPVPFAGVVVATTFQDGPDAAASTLRRNAFGRVYRDVFADDADGEGAGSDAGGSDADGADVDGSDADE
- a CDS encoding DoxX family protein, producing MPNRSTPVALLAAVASLIAIAARPVAAHVDYVTENSGDPVDAVAFLVDVLSEPFNAAVFAGSGLVVVAGIAAYLWVRPTIRDVVVLREKLAGYGDLVPWMLRLSIGLPLVGAGFQGYLFAPTLTFEPASSPVLRVLFIGIGFCVLFGLATRIVSAVGLLTFAWVLLAVDPGVVIAMEYVSVLLALLVLGGGRPSADDMLLEVASTPGTYYGRVDPVHHLKAFLDESTAPLREYVPTLLRVGMGVTFVYLGLIQKLADPASGLLVVEKYDLTAVVPVDPGLWVVGAGVTEIAVGLALIAGFFTRGAAAVSFVLFTTTLFGLPDDPVLAHVALFGLASAVFTLGSGPLSFDRWFGRPALDDGEPAIPAD
- a CDS encoding glucose-6-phosphate isomerase → MDVDIGNALKAQPGLTEGTLDRLDGRVAAAHDRIARGMAADEFGYASLNLPETADPVAIRAAVEPFDEPAAVLTVGIGGSALGAATLADALESDVDAYFLDNVDPDAVDALLADLPLADTVVNVVSRSGTTAETLANFLVVREAMDAAGVDWTDRTLVTTGEAGNLRRLAEAHDLPALDVPEGVPGRFSVLSTVGLAVAAIQGHDVEAVLAGGRDGMDALAGSLYESPAYAYGATAYALAERGALTNAFMPYAESLETFAEWFAQLWAESLGKDGLGQTPARALGATDQHSQLQLYRAGPADKLVTLVRPTERADAPIPETDLEGLSYLGGSSLGDLLDAEFAATEASLAAADVPNVRIEIDRVDERSLGELLFGMEAACVLYGELASVSTFTQPAVEWGKKAARGLLGGGDFPEAEAVADKREFRID
- a CDS encoding CPBP family intramembrane glutamic endopeptidase codes for the protein MTEELPPVLDRAVRVASAAFAIVFALVVASAVATPVADLAVRLGLVADGGNGWQLLRTLGQFAGFLVAAAGYLAITDQRDLLRIARPSLREVGIVVGAGIALLALQYGSLFVLREVGLSTGQNRAVVPAGDPVGYYAAMVAVSLLVVGPVEEVLFRGVVQGGLRRAFDAAPAILLASLLFGLIHFSGITGTPAERWAYVGVVVVLGCVLGLLYERTENVLVPGLAHGVYNAAIYAVLLANAL
- a CDS encoding mechanosensitive ion channel family protein, which encodes MIGQSATGGTALPRWMTELVSAYDRVFSELFWFLLALAVVYLVGQVVVVPSVIRVVRARNRNNPTIESAVKTYLRVALIGFATLTGVIAAGYGSVLTDSAIVIAAITFVFGIAGQQVFGSLISGIFLVADPDFNVGDWIAWPGGEGTVEAVDFRVTRVRTPNNETIAVPNTELTSNALTRPYGRDTYRITETVYVAYGEDVERALMELRAVATDREPILEEPAPNARVLELGENAITVQAELWIDDPGDRDVATLRSDFRREVKRRFDEEGITIAPPSAQSLSGEIAVTERSNGET
- a CDS encoding DNA double-strand break repair nuclease NurA, with the protein product MTLDPIHVENIARLAYGIAGDVDTTDHEDLAGRVWDDWLTGLRRDGRVVIEPVAGHERRRAPIDDVALAERPFGTVHGLDSGTINPTTFKNGLVVDVAHAAMAAEPTDLDLHRDRTIVATVHAGDSTADFDGEWTRRDDGHTRQRVLHAPRVNRYAEGVVHALALYLAEGTHALDHADEVGELLVLDGPIYPKELFTWEDRDPELGELAREAKPRAVVEKYVRLVERFVERDVPLAGFVKNPSSRTIVRTLARKGFEPPWPDDTALFTRLLERREEGRDAGDGSGRNGGNGSNGGGGSTDGWGSDARLDDELTFTTWFHSRGGADGTMAADADALGIDRDLDPELYEPTFMVLYDPRTDVTYKLEAPYAFTREEETRDRLTRQVLADVATTRGPPAAVGKADALARIDATEKAALRRKFEERFDSDRQATYDDHRWGKDRY